In Salmo trutta chromosome 24, fSalTru1.1, whole genome shotgun sequence, the DNA window caacttattgtgggaagcttgtggaaggctacccgaaacgtttgacccaagttaaacaacttaaaggcaacgctaccaaatactaattgagtgtatgtaaacttctggcccactgggaatgtgatgaaagaaaaacaagctgaaataaatcagtctctctactattattctgacgtatcacattcttaaaataaagtggtgatcgtaactgacctaagacggaatttttactaggattaaatatcaggaattgtgaaaaactgagtttaaatgtatttggttgaggtgtatgtaaacttccgactttaactgtaaatGTTATTCAAATCTTTCTAGTAACAATGCCAGGAAAACAACTATTTGAAATAGATgtgtgtgaatgatgatgatgaatgtgcCTTTAACATCAGTTTTTTCCCATATCTAGATGTaattacaaaacaccaaaatatTGAAATGATGCAGCACACTCAATTTCTACGGATTACCAATCACTTTTATTTGGTCAACACAAAATATCTAGCACATATCAGTGATACGCCTCATGCTCATGAACCTCATGCCACCGCTCATGCCTCCCATTCCCATGCCCATATCCCTGAAGTTCCTGTACTCTCCAGGCCTCATGTACATCATCCTGCCTCTGAAGTGGGGCTGCTCATACATCAGCCAGTGGCCGTCCATCACGTTGCAGGACTGGCAGTCAGACATGCGGTAACGTTCCTGGATGGAGTCACAGTCGTCCATCATCTCGTGCATCTGACCTCCGAAGTTCTCCCTCTCATAGATCCTCATCCTGAAGTTTCCACGGTGCTGTTATTTGggaaataaaaatattttaaataattACTGACTACACCAGACTGTTGATAAGCTCACATGGCCAATATGATTTGTGTGATTATGGACTTCACACAGCTACTTCTAGTGGGACTGTTACAGCAGCCTGAAAATCATATGGCTTACCATGGGGATCATGCGGCAGGACCTGATACCATCGCTCATTCCCATCATACTCTGGTAGTCTGAGTACTCTCCCCTCCTCATGAAGTACTGGTTTCCCATGTAGTTGGGGCGCTCGTACACCATGAAGCAGCCGCTCTGAACCCTGCAGGATTGGCACCTGCTCAGGTAGGAGGACATGTCAGGACAGTCGGAGCTGCACTCATAAGAGCGGCCCTGGAAGTTCCTGTCCTCATAGAAGATGGCCTGAAAAGACaaggtatttatttattatttctcaATATATAATTCAATAAATGCAACAAATATAAGAAGCTTTGAGTTTTGAATGTAAAGATCTAAAGATAATATAGAGATGAATGTATTGGAAATAATTTTCTAATAATGCTTACTCTTCCCATGTTCATGCCGGTGGTGGTCATTGTTGTTCACTGAGTTGCTGTGCTGTTGCTAAACTGATGTCCTGTCTGTGTTAACCCTTACTTTTATACCTGACCAAACCCAAAGAATCTGTGGGCCCCATTGTGTAAACCCCTGACCCAGCAACACTGTATAGAGGCCTATATAGTGCTGAAGTACCATAGTCATGTTTCCACGTGACTGGGTCCCTAGAAGACTTAAAAAGCCTTTTTTCATTGTGGAACAGGTCCCACAAAACCTTTAATAGAAACAATAGACTGTGGCAGTGACACTCATTGCAtacatacagtgtattcagaaagtttttagaccccttgactttttccacattttgttacgttacagccttattctaaaatgggttgaATAGTTTTtaccctcatcagtctacacacaataccccataatgacaaagcaaaaacagttttttgtaTGCAAATTTATATAtacatttcatcagaccagagaatcttgtttctcatggtctgagagtccttaggtgcctttttggcaaacaccaagtggGCTGTCttgcgccttttactgaggtgtggcttccttctcgccactctaccacaaaggcctgaatagtggagtgctgcagggatggttgttcttctggaagattctcccatctccacagaggaactggagctctgtcagagtgatcatcgggttcttggtcacctccctgaccaaggcccttctcccctgattgctcagtttggccgggcagccagctctaggaagagtcttggtggttccaaacttattccatttaagaatgatggaggccactgtgttcttcgggaccttcaatgctgcagacatttttcggtacccttctccagatctgtgctttgacacaatcctgtctcggagctctacggaccattccttatatagacaggtatgtgcctttccaaatcatgcccaatcaattgaatttaccacaggtggactccaatcaggttgtagaaacatctcaaggacgatcaatggaaacaggatgcacctcgaatcaaatcaaatgttatttgtcacctgtgccgaatacaacaggtgtagaccttacagtgaaatgcttacttacaagctcttaaccaacaatgcagttttaagaaaaatttgagttaagtaaaaaatagaaaataaaactaacaaataattaaacagcagcagtaaaataacaaaagtgaggctatatacagggggtaccggtacagagccaatgtgtggggtcaccggttagttgaggtaattgaggtaacatgtacatgtaggtagagttaaagtgactatgcatagataataaactgtgagtagcagcagtgtaaaagggggggggggggggggtcaatgcaaatagtctgggtagccctttgattagctgttcaggagacttatggctttggggtagaagctgttaagaagccttttggacctagacttggcgctccggtaccacttgctgtgcggtagcagggagaacagtctatgactagggtggctggagtctttgacaatttttagtgccttcctctgacaccgcctggtatagaggtcctggattgcaggaagcctggccccagtgatgtactgggtcgttcacactaccctct includes these proteins:
- the LOC115161515 gene encoding gamma-crystallin M3-like produces the protein MTTTGMNMGRAIFYEDRNFQGRSYECSSDCPDMSSYLSRCQSCRVQSGCFMVYERPNYMGNQYFMRRGEYSDYQSMMGMSDGIRSCRMIPMHRGNFRMRIYERENFGGQMHEMMDDCDSIQERYRMSDCQSCNVMDGHWLMYEQPHFRGRMMYMRPGEYRNFRDMGMGMGGMSGGMRFMSMRRITDMC